A genomic window from Lotus japonicus ecotype B-129 chromosome 1, LjGifu_v1.2 includes:
- the LOC130731788 gene encoding 2-oxoglutarate-dependent dioxygenase 19-like, translating to MAEISSFVAQLHSSLPDLGVSPIYSNKFSQIFLDQHHVDSYSASDDEIPTVDYSLLLSDDSDQKLIALEYLRRACQEYGFFYLVNHTIPDKVFDCVLNEVSDFFDPTTIEDRKIYCKRGSPDKIRWDLNSSAEENREYLKIVSHPEYHVPSNPSNLSKSLEEYSKEMRKIVGGLARAVSKTLGFEEAYIEKAFNLNSGFDVMAMNLYPPNSRSKSAVGIPEHTDPGFVVTLMQDVNGGLQILSHKGKWINVYIPSRGILIQLGDHLEILTNGKYKSHIHRVIVDNNKVQRFSVVTLHGPSLDKIVSPGIEFVDDENPQKYCGKTYKDSLEANGGHLIDVESSLQQLRLA from the exons ATGGCTGAAATATCATCATTTGTAGCCCAATTACATTCTTCTCTGCCTGATTTGGGAGTTTCCCCAATTTATTCCAATAAATTTTCTCAAATTTTTTTAGACCAGCATCATGTTGATTCTTATTCAGCTTCTGATGATGAAATTCCCACAGTTGATTACTCTCTACTGCTCTCAGATGACTCTGATCAGAAACTCATTGCTCTTGAATACCTCCGCCGTGCATGCCAAGAATATGGTTTCTTTTAC CTGGTAAACCATACCATCCCAGATAAAGTATTTGACTGTGTTTTGAATGAGGTTTCTGATTTCTTTGATCCAACAACAATTGAAGACAGAAAGATCTACTGTAAAAGGGGCTCACCAGATAAAATCCGATGGGATCTAAACTCCAGTGCTGAAGAAAACAGGGAATATCTCAAGATTGTTTCTCATCCTGAATACCACGTTCCTTCCAACCCATCAAATCTAAG CAAAAGTTTGGAAGAATATTCCAAAGAAATGAGAAAGATAGTAGGTGGATTGGCAAGGGCAGTGTCAAAAACCTTAGGGTTTGAAGAAGCATACATAGAAAAGGCATTCAACTTGAACTCAGGGTTTGATGTAATGGCCATGAATCTTTACCCACCAAATTCTAGATCCAAGAGTGCTGTTGGTATTCCTGAACACACTGATCCTGGCTTTGTAGTTACCCTCATGCAAGATGTAAATGGTGGTCTACAAATCCTATCACATAAAGGAAAGTGGATCAATGTTTATATTCCTAGTCGCGGCATACTCATCCAACTTGGTGATCATCTTGAG ATCTTAACCAATGGGAAATATAAAAGTCATATTCATCGAGTTATTGTTGACAACAATAAGGTGCAAAGGTTCTCTGTCGTCACCCTTCATGGACCTTCGTTGGACAAAATTGTTAGCCCGGGTATAGAATTTGTTGATGATGAAAACCCTCAAAAATACTGTGGGAAGACCTATAAAGATTCCCTGGAAGCAAATGGGGGCCATCTGATCGATGTGGAGTCATCCCTTCAGCAACTTAGGCTTGcataa